One part of the Candidatus Eisenbacteria bacterium genome encodes these proteins:
- a CDS encoding SMP-30/gluconolactonase/LRE family protein: MTRMRDRIVACALALGALAPLPGTPRATFAAEAQDPTRLVLDGRAAYSRGEFAAAFESFRRASELRPRNPVLLQQLAACASRAGRDADALQALRRLLRLRVTVPMEADSDFATLRATPAGRAMADSMRALDARRVDGGSVPAFRLSEPDFIPEGVARGRRGEFYVGSVHRRKIVRVDRAGKVTEFASEGQDSLGEVLGMVADTTEGKLWVCSSEGPEMLGFEPGRAGRAALHAFMLRTGRYAGRVLPPDPDSAHNFNDIAQAPDGSLMVSDPLQRCVYRLGPGGQKLHLLVPPGPIVSPQGLAVSRDGRRLYVSDYARGLVVVDLPTREVRPVACPNDVTLYGIDGLSRHGDDLIAVQNGVRPARVLRLKLAADRDSVTSATILEMNHPEFREPTLGVVVENDFYYVANSQWPLFDPEGQLPPADRLKPPVVLRLPLK; the protein is encoded by the coding sequence GTGACCCGCATGCGTGACCGGATCGTGGCCTGCGCTCTGGCCCTGGGCGCCCTGGCGCCGCTGCCCGGGACGCCCCGCGCCACGTTCGCGGCGGAGGCGCAGGATCCCACCCGGCTGGTGCTGGACGGCCGCGCCGCGTACTCCCGGGGCGAGTTCGCCGCCGCTTTCGAGAGCTTCCGCCGCGCCTCCGAGCTGCGCCCCAGGAACCCGGTGCTGCTGCAGCAGCTCGCCGCCTGCGCGTCACGCGCCGGCCGGGACGCCGACGCGCTGCAGGCCCTGCGGCGCCTGCTCCGTCTCCGGGTGACCGTCCCAATGGAGGCCGACAGCGACTTCGCCACCCTGCGTGCCACGCCCGCGGGGCGGGCGATGGCCGACTCCATGCGCGCGCTGGACGCCCGCCGCGTGGACGGCGGCAGCGTGCCGGCCTTCCGCCTCTCCGAGCCCGACTTCATCCCCGAGGGCGTGGCGCGCGGCCGCCGCGGCGAGTTCTACGTGGGCAGCGTGCACCGGCGCAAGATCGTGCGCGTGGACCGCGCGGGGAAGGTGACGGAGTTCGCATCCGAGGGCCAGGACTCGCTGGGCGAGGTGCTGGGCATGGTCGCCGACACCACCGAGGGCAAGCTGTGGGTGTGCAGCAGCGAGGGCCCCGAGATGCTGGGCTTCGAGCCCGGGCGCGCGGGCCGCGCGGCGCTGCACGCCTTCATGCTGCGCACCGGCCGCTACGCCGGCCGGGTGCTGCCGCCCGACCCCGACTCCGCGCACAACTTCAACGACATCGCCCAGGCCCCCGACGGATCGCTGATGGTGTCGGATCCACTCCAGCGCTGCGTGTACCGGCTGGGGCCGGGCGGGCAGAAGCTGCACCTGCTGGTGCCGCCGGGGCCCATCGTCTCACCCCAGGGCCTGGCGGTTTCGCGCGACGGGCGCCGGCTGTACGTGTCCGACTACGCGCGCGGGCTGGTGGTGGTGGATCTGCCCACCCGCGAGGTGCGCCCGGTGGCCTGCCCCAACGACGTCACGCTCTACGGCATCGACGGACTGTCGCGCCACGGCGACGACCTGATCGCGGTGCAGAACGGCGTGCGCCCGGCGCGCGTGCTGCGGCTGAAGCTCGCCGCGGACCGCGACAGCGTGACGTCCGCGACAATTCTGGAAATGAACCACCCCGAGTTCCGCGAACCGACG